The stretch of DNA CCTATCACAGGGGCCGTTGGTGGGAGGCCTCCCGGAGGGCGCGCGGCAAGGCAGGAAGGGCGGAGAGGCAGCCAGGGAGGGAAGATGGAGTGCTCGGCCGGCGGTGTGGGCGACGGGGACTCGGCCGCGTCCCAGCGGGACCAGCGCCTGGTGCCCGAGCGGCTGCAGAGACGCGAGCAGGAACGGCAGCTGGAGGTGGGCAGGCGGAAGCAGAAGCGGCAGGACCAGGAGGTCGAAGGGGAGAAGAGCGAGTTCTTGGTCGCCTCCTTCGCCCGCGAGCGAGCGGCCGTGGAAGAGCTGCTGGAGCAGGCCGGAGGGTCGGTGGCGCGGCTGGAGGAGGCGGCGTCGCGACTCCAGGCGCTGCAGAAGCTGCTGAACGACTCGGTCCGGTTCCTCACCGCTTACGATCTGCGGCAGGGCCAGGAAGCGATGGCCCGGCTGCAGGCGGCCCTGGCCGAGCGGCGCCAGGAGCTGCAACCCAAGAAGCGCTTCGCGTTCAAGACGCGGAGGAAGGAGGACGCCGCCGCtgcccccgccgcccccgccgcccccgccgtccccgccgatGCAGTCGACGGTGTGCCGGCCTCCGCGCCGCCCCGGCAGGACCAGGACGGAGACCCGGACTCCAGCTGGGTGTGCGGCTTCTCCAACCTGCAGTCCCAGGACCTGGAGATGAGAGGCGACGAGCTGCGGCAGCGCGATGTCCTGCTGACCGGCCTGAGCCACTGCACGGTCCGACTCTACGGCAATCCCAACACGCTGAGGCTGACCCAGGCCCGCGGCTGCACGGTGCTCTGCGGGCCCGTGTCCACCTCCGTGTTCCTGGAGGACTGCAGTGACTGCCTGCTGGCCGTGGCCTGCCAGCAGCTCCGAGTCCACAGCACGACCAACACGCGCGTCTTCCTGCACGTGACCAGCCGGGCCATCGTGGAGGACTGCCACGGGATCCGGGTGGCCCCCTACACCTGGAGCTACCCGGGCATCCAGGAGGATTTCCAGGGTTCCGGTTTAGACAGGAGCAGGAATCACTGGAACGACGTGGACGATTTCAACTGGCTGGCCCGGGATGTGGCCTCCCCGAACTGGAGTGTTCTTCCAGAAGAGGAGCAAACGACCCAGTGGGACTAGGCCCTTGGTCCCTGTTTCGTTCACTCCTCCTCTGTGGGATGGACTCCTGCCCAGGGGATGTCAGACCTCAGCATTTGTTGTCAGGCTGCATAGAGTTGCACTCTTTAAGGCCGCAGGTTGTGAGGGGCTACCATTAAATTCTTGACAGATCCAACATGTACTAGCTGTCTTCTCTCTAGGAGCCGGGTAGGGGAGGAAAGCCATGGCAGAGTGGGTtttcggggacctggggtgggtgaggcAGGCCTCCGACAGGTGTGTGCCGAGTACAAATGCAGGTGGGGAAAGTTCCAGTGGGACCCTGAGTTTGTGGAATTTTATCAGGCCTGTACAGGGCACCCCTCACGCGGTTTGGGGAGTGGAAGATCGACTTAGGCACTTTTCAAAAGCAGCGCTGTTAGAGTCTGTTGGGCATCTGGACTCTCTTACCCACTCATCGACATTTTGATTTACAATTTTGGGGTGGAGGGGGCTCAAAGACTGGTGGAAGATACAAACCTCTAAGAACAAAATAACTGCTGTAGCTACctagttgttttttaaagatttatctattttacctcattgatttatttttaagattggtAGCGTcgttgagagggatgcacgccCCTTGGGCCTCCGATTGTGGAGTGTTGTGTGGCCTTTCAGTGCTTTCCTGGGCACTTTAACAAGGCGCTGGCTTGGATACAGGGCATTAGGCACTCACAGGATGTTAGCACCATGGGCAGGTTAAGGGATTTGCCACACAGTACCAGAGTGCTGGGCTGCAGTGAGAGACCAGGCCACCTGGCTGCCTGTGATGGTCCAGTGCCACCACACTGGCGCATCGAAGGGGACTAGCTGAGTTGGCAAGAAAATGTTAACGAACTGCTTCTCTTAGGTGCCCAGGCCTGATTAGGTTGCCAGATATAAAGAAaagtcaggtttatagagagaaggagaggaagatcttccatcctctggttcactcaacaCGCgaacacaacggccagagctgagcggatcaggagcgtcttccaggtctcccattcaggtgcagggtcccaaggtttgggccgtccttgactgctttcccaggccacaagcaggaagctggatgggaagtggggctgccaggattaaaacattcaaggtgaggactttagccgctaggctactacgctggacctgattttttttcttgagcatGTCTCAGTTGTGTTTATTTCACAAAGAAAGTTACATATTATCCGAGTTCTGGGACTGACATCAAGGTAGAGACTTCTTCTAAGATGGCAGTGTGGTCATTTCATACATGTAGGTAGTTCCTACAAAGGGAAAGCAGAACTTCCTTCTTGGGCTGCATCCTTCTTCAATTCTGGGGACAGCAaggtactaggctactgcgccggccCCAGTCCCCGCCTCTAAGTATATGTGCTCTCTACCCCACACAGAAGCCTGTGGTGTGTCCTGTCCACTGTCTTCCTTGGtcattggcccaaagccttgggagcctgtacccagtgggagacttggaagaggctcctggctcttggctttggatcagttcagtttcggccattgcagccacttggggagtgaagtagtatggaagatttttctcagtATCTACCTTTAgcggatctgtctttccaataataatacaataaaaaaatttttaaggttgtttccagctttttttttttctatttttttattcattgattacattgtattatgtgttttttttttccatttttatgtttccagctttcttaaaaaaaaatgtatgggtctggtgtgatagcctactggctaacgtccttgactggcatgtgctgggatcccatatgggcaccgattcatatcccatctgtggcctgggaaagcaatcgaggacagcccaaaagccctgggaccctgcatccacgtgggatagccggaagaagctcttggctttggatcagctccgtgccagcctttgtggccactttggggaaggagccagtgaatggaagatctttctttatcttctttctgtaaatctgactttacaataaaaaagtaaatagatcttaaaaaaaaagatgtatgtatggGCCTGTGACATAACGCATTAGGTTTtacctctgccctgtggcactggcatcctgtttgggctctggttctagtcctggctgctgcacttcgcccagctccctgctgcctgggagagcagcagaggagggctgagTGTTTGGGTATCTAcacctcagatgaagctcctggcttcggatcagctcagctctggctgctgtcgCCTTTTGGAGAGAACCAGCAccctgtgactctgtctttcaaatcaaaataaaatcttagtgggcccggcgcggtggcctagtggctaaagtccttgccttgcatgtacctggatcccatatgggcgccagttctaatcccggcagctctacttcccatccagcttcctgcttgtggcctgggaaagcagttgaggacggcccaaagacttgggaccctgcagtgcgtgggagacctggaagttcctgactcctggcaaaTCAGTGCGGCACTGGCTgttggagtcacttggggagtgaatcattggacggaagatcttcctctctatctctcctcgctgtatatctgactttataataaaaaataaataaatctttaaaaaaataaaagcttagaaaaattatttatttgaaggagttgcaaagagagggaaagagggagagatcttccatctactgttttactctccagatggctacaatggccagggttgagacAGGCTGGGAcaaggagccgggagcttcctccaagtctcccacataggtggcagggaccaaagcactcaGACCATTGCAAGTGCCTTTCCCAGGTCTTTATACATCGTGGGAGTAGCTTTACCAGTCGTAAGCCACAAGGTTAGTTCTTGTCTCCAATTTTTAAtcattagggtaaaaaaaaatgccactttgAATAATCTACACCAATTATTTGGTGTTTGTGTGATGGTGCGCATGGGCTGGCACCTCGGTGTGAAACGCCTGGATTAGTGGTTTATGAGACTACGGTGGGGTCCCCTGGCAGACGGTTATCAGTTTACGCTCAGGCTGGCACCACCTGAGGGTGGCCTTGTCAGCAGGGTGTGCTGCCAGGCTTTTGGCTGTTGCCCAGTCTGACAGCTGCAAAGATGTTATCTTCCCATCACAGAAATCACAGCGACCTTGTAGCTTGCCTCTTGGAATTCTGCTTTCTAAACTactctggctgcagctgctgagtttcctccgggtctacCCCAAGAGCCCACCCTCTCTGCCGTTGGCTGACAGCCAGCTGTGCACACCTGGGGCTTTTCTGCTCCATCACAGGGCCTTTGTTAAACACGTGCTGCAACTATTGCTCAGAACCCTGGCAGAAAGCACCTGCCACGTTCAAAACGGGTGATTGCAGAAGAGCTTAGG from Ochotona princeps isolate mOchPri1 chromosome 1, mOchPri1.hap1, whole genome shotgun sequence encodes:
- the TBCC gene encoding tubulin-specific chaperone C, coding for MECSAGGVGDGDSAASQRDQRLVPERLQRREQERQLEVGRRKQKRQDQEVEGEKSEFLVASFARERAAVEELLEQAGGSVARLEEAASRLQALQKLLNDSVRFLTAYDLRQGQEAMARLQAALAERRQELQPKKRFAFKTRRKEDAAAAPAAPAAPAVPADAVDGVPASAPPRQDQDGDPDSSWVCGFSNLQSQDLEMRGDELRQRDVLLTGLSHCTVRLYGNPNTLRLTQARGCTVLCGPVSTSVFLEDCSDCLLAVACQQLRVHSTTNTRVFLHVTSRAIVEDCHGIRVAPYTWSYPGIQEDFQGSGLDRSRNHWNDVDDFNWLARDVASPNWSVLPEEEQTTQWD